TGAATGAGAAGATGAGTACAAAATGAAGATTTGATTTATTGACACATTTTGTGTATATCATGTTAATAAAATCCTCAATGTCTAAATTGTTCTACATATCACGAGTcctaataaaattcaaatcaagTATCATAAAATCTATTTAAAGTTGATGCTCtcaataataaaatagtctTACTATTACGTACACCACAATGAGTATTAAGGAGAAGTGCTgttattttttactaattttttttattagagaaaaatattatatgttattaaattttttaaatacaaagCTCAAATTCGAGTTGTTATGATTTATTACACTTGCAATAATATAAAGTAGAAATTGAAGGGTTATCGaataaatttattacaaaaacGAATATAACAAAACTAAGGTAGTCTTTTCAtagactaaaaataaataaataaagaccACAACAAAACTACGCAAACAAACAAagaaatatgaaacaaaaaaaagtaatcacTTTTTATTGGAAAAAACTTATCTCAACAAAAAAGGTAATTACTTTTTCTATGTGAAATGTATTATTAcgtaatttaataaattaaataaattataaatttagacacataacatatatatattgacttAGTGTAAATACCTGGTACGagtaaattttatctttttttattataatttgatctccaaatacaaaaaagaaaaaaaactaatattacAATCCTTGAGATATCTAAGTAGTCAAAGTTAACCTTCCAACAATTAAATACAAACTTCTAGTCCCTTTGCTTATGAGTCGTTAAAAATTAGCaaattatattactattattctAAGTTGAAATAGCTTAACTGAGTAATTAGTGATGAAGTCAGAAATTTCACGATTTATGGATTCAAACACAAGGGTAATGACTCATTCGAGACATCTGAAATCGCTGGGCTACAATAGCCAAATTGTGTCAAGAATGtccataatatattatttaattactatatgtatcattttatttgtatatacaatatttttttcaacgAACAATGTCCAACTAAAAACCTTAACAACTACATAATACTACTCATTAGTCGTTACTTTCTAATCTTTTTCTAGATggttaaaatcaaatttaaatttttatatataaaccaTCAACgtaaacaatatattttacaCCATTATATTATCCAAAAGATATTTATCAATAGTATGTTTTACAACATTATATCATTCATGAAAAGAATAAGATTGAATACATGATTAATAAACATGACTTAATAGTGTAAAAATAAATAGCTAATTATTACATAAACTttattaaactttaaattaatgtttccatatttttcaaatcaaaataaatagcTAATTATTACACAACTttattaaactttaaattaatatttccatatttttcaaatctGCACTCTTTCTTTGACCCATTAACAAACAATTACTACTATTTATCTCCTTGTCCTTATCTTACACCAACTTCTCCATTTCTTCTATTTATTATATCCCAACATTCTATAAAAGCccaaaacaataaatttttcatcataaattcttctctcttatttttgcttttaaattccccccaaaaaaaaaaatccataaaaTGGGGAACAGTCTAGgaggaaaaaaaacaacaaaagtgATGAAAATCGATGGACAAACGATGAAATTCAAAACCCCAATTTATGCAAATGAGGTTCTGAAAAATTATCCATCGATGGTATTATTAGAATCAGAAGAAGTAAAACATTATGGGGTACGAGCAAAACCACTAGAGCCTCAACAAGAGTTAAAGTCTAAAAGGCTTTATTTTCTCGTTGAATTACCTAAATTCCCTGAAGAGAACAAAAAGAGCACTAGAAGGGTCCGTTCCGCGATCCAAATGAGCGCTAAGGATCGTCTGGAGACACTTATGTTAGCGCGGAGATCCACGTCTGACTTGTCAATCATGAAGCCAGCTAGTATTGTGACTGAAGAGTGTTCGtc
This DNA window, taken from Solanum lycopersicum chromosome 5, SLM_r2.1, encodes the following:
- the LOC101256484 gene encoding uncharacterized protein At1g66480; the encoded protein is MGNSLGGKKTTKVMKIDGQTMKFKTPIYANEVLKNYPSMVLLESEEVKHYGVRAKPLEPQQELKSKRLYFLVELPKFPEENKKSTRRVRSAIQMSAKDRLETLMLARRSTSDLSIMKPASIVTEECSSYHNNNNNNNNNNNNNSASDVLNSGGPSQAHPTRLKLRLSKSEVEKLMMESKDENEVAEKIMKLCMNNNNCGTSHNNGGAIKKGLKSREKRVGFMPITEGEIQVAVAAS